AGCCTCTGTGAGCACTCCAAAGGTCCAGGCAGCTTTGAAACCCTGGGAAATCCCTGAAGAGTGTGTTCTTGAGGGGCTAGAGTTTTGGCAGACAGGTCGCCGTGGCCCCATTTGTAAAGGTCTGCTGAGGAAGAGAGACGGAAACTCCTCTGCTGTGGTGGTGAAGTCCCTCAGAGGTACGGCATGAATCTGTCATGACGCCAGGGTCGTCAGTCTTTTGTGCGGAGTAAGAGGTCACTGGTGTTTTTAGAAGGAGAGGGCCAAGATTGGTATTAAGATGCAGTATATTGCAATCATGATCATAAAAAAGCACATAATAAGGTTGCTAATTTTCTctatttgttattatttgacCCTGTGCCATTAACACTGTATAGATGGCCCCGACCAGCCTGAAGCTAAGGAGTTTGTGGAGTGGGCCCTCTTCCACGCCACAGTGTGTAAACATGAGAACGTGGTGCGGATGTTGTACAGTCAGACCAATCGCGTGCCCATGTATCTGGTCTTAGATGCTTACACCCCAGGGAACCTCCTTCACCACCTCTGGACTCTCAGAAATGTAACGGTGGTACACAGCTTTGGTTTAAACCTGAACTTACATTTGATCATACATGCACTCTCCAGTTCCTAAATTTACTCCCATGAtaaggattttcttttttttttcttcactccACATAGAAGAATTCAAACGCTGCGGATCCATTGCTGAACTTCTCAGAGAGGTCAGTGTTTCTGGTGGCAAAGCAGGTTGCAGCTGGCCTGGTGAGTTTGTACACCAATTATTCCCAACAAACAACCAGACTAAAAATGAGCTCAATTTAGATGCCGTGCTCTACTGCGGATGTTATTCTGTACCACAGCAGGTCAAAAACTCTTCGAATTCTGAATATTTGAATGTTTCAACCAAAGACTGATGTGTttggctgtgattggctgctccCTCAGGATTACCTGATGTCAGAGCACAGGCTGGTGCATGGTGATGTTGCTGCCAGGAACATCTTAATTGGCCCAGGCCTCTCAGCCCGGGTGTCTGGGCTGGGCGTGGCATTTGGAGGACGCAGAATGGATTCAGCAATTAGGCCGAGGGCAGTGGAGGTGCCTCTCAAATGGCAGGCCCCAGAGAGAATTATGATGCAGCTGAGTATCGACAGGAGCGACGTGTAAGGGCAGAGTCATGGCTAAGAAAATGAAACGTagacaaaacaacaagaatGTGTGATTTGTCGTTAGTGTCGTCTCAAATTTGCAACTATTACAATTTGCAGGGAATTTTAATGTGAGtcattgaacattttttttcttctctagGTGGTCATTTGGAATCTTACTGTATGAACTGATTACTTTGGGTAAAGCTGCATGCTGTATTATCCGTTAGTTAATTATTCAACCCATCAGTTGGCCTATTTGTGCCTCATTAGGGTAGCTTCTACGATTTGTAGAATTGGATCACGACACACAATCTTCACATATTACCATTAAAGTTGTATCTATCCATTCAagaatccttttttttccatctcaggCTCTCCTCCATACCCTGAGCTGGAGCCTGTGGCTGTGCTCCCAAAGCTACAGGGCTCTTATCGAATGAAGAGACCACAGAATTGTGGAGCCCCTTTGTAAGTTAACTCGCAACAAATATTCCCACATAATATGGTAATATACCGCCACTTGGCACAGTGTTACCAGGTGAGTCAATTTACACTCAtgaaatttgcattttcattcaaaGATTTATATGGGGGAAGATCTAAATCCACTGTTTAATATGAGGCTACTGCCGTatgctggttagcttagcacaaacactgggaGGGGGAACGACTAGCCTGTCTCCGTCCAAAGGTTTAGAAAAATCAGTTAGGTGGGTatcccaaaatgtcgaactattcctttaacacaCGTTTTTACACTCCTTCTGCGTGCTTTTAGGTATGATCTGATGAAGTACTGCTGGATGTGGAGCTTCAAAGACCGACCTGCATTCTCGGCCATCATAAAGCTGTTGGAGTCCTCGCTGCCTCTGGCGGCTACTGAAGCCATTTGTGCTCCTGAGGTCATAGACCTATTTGAGTATAACAGAAAGGCAGGGCTGCTCTCACACGCTCGTGTGCTACCAAATATGGCAACATCCACTGATGGGAAACAATCAGCACAGAAAGTGTGATTGTCTCTCTGACTGCAGCGTGACATCTATTGTTGACCATCTACCAATGAAGTTGTATACTGGTTACCCTCCAACATGTGCGAGCTAACTATAGAACAGTTTTATAGTCAAACATTGATGATGTGATGAACTAATAACACTGAAAGCAAGCCATTTTATTAATAGCTCTGTATTGTCAAAAATATACAGACTTAAAAGCACAGATCTTATTATTCATTaagatcttttttctttttttatcaatgGGCAAAGTACAGTTTTTATAATGCTCTTGGCATGCATACGTCACTGCGACTTTACAGtctgaaaaccaaaacaccCACACAAGAAAGCTGAATGCACTACTGAATGTACAGGAGTAGATTTGAGTTCAGTCTACGTATGCACGAGAAACTGTAGATTCTCTTCACAAAATTAGTTGGAATGACGCATGTCGTGGTTTTTGAAGTACTATCAGAAGCAGAGGTCGTGACCTTTTGTACTTGTGTTCTTCattcatgaaatttggttcatTTCCCCTAAGAAAGCTCATTTAACAAAATTTCTAACGCTATGGGTTATTGCTGATAGAGGGTTCAGATATTTAAAATCACTGGACTCATATTGGGATCACCTCTTATTATAAGCTCAAAGAAGGTATGGAGTGAGGCAAAATTTAACTATGGGGATCAGTAGCTTTTTAGGTCTGAGAacagatatatttacatgttacaCTGTGCTATTATTTTCATCAGGATTCTGAACAAAGTCTTATAAAACTATATAATCTTCCCATTTGTCCCTCACAATGCAGagaggcacaaacaaacactgtcaaacaAGACGAGAGATGCCAGAAACAAAAATGTCCTTGTTAAACAAGAAAGCGACGTCCCTCAAAAATGAGTACTGGCCAAGAGTAACAACACACCTTATCCTCTCCTTTCTCGACCTTGTGTCAATGCTGTGTCACTACCAGCGGTGGTCTGGTGACAGCCGACACTAAATGCAGTGCAGTGTTGCAACACATTCAAGGTGAAGGCAGAGCAAGGTGACATTTTTACCCACTAGGTGGCAGGAAAGGCAGGATTTGCAGCCTGTGTGTTGTTGCtctttaaagcaacattatgcaaGAACCTGTGAATCTTGGGACTTGGCGCCCCTAAAGTTTCAGAGTACAATTCACTTTTACGCCAGTGTCATAAATACGACTTGAGCCTCTCTTAGCTTCTCCTCTTAGCTTCCTACGTCAACATCGCCTTCAACCTCTTAGCCTCTACCATGATGTCTGTACTGAGAAAACCAAAGTATTTTCGTATTGCACAAAGTTGGTGGTGTGCGTGACGTAAAGCACTTTGCACTTTACCCGGGAGATCGTACCTGCTCAACCCAACTTAGATGGTGTGAGAACAGGCGTTTGTCTGCCCTCTACAAGTCAGCGTGCCATCTAAATGATTGTGAGGATGTTGTTTTATGGTAAAATAAttgcataatgttgctttaagGGTAAATTCACGCTGAATCAcatgaaaactgctgctgcagttatGGGtcatgttttttcccccaaaatcTCTTGTCTCCCATGTTTCAAATCTCAtgttgtatttctttcttttttttaaaaatgcaaatctcttgtatttctttttgttatcATTCGAACTTTTCCCAAATCTCTTGCGTCTCTCATGCTTCACATGCCACGTTGCATGTCTGACCACCACAGTCACTGATGTCACTGGACAACACCGGCCGTGACATCACTGAGTCAGCAGTGGTCAGAGGAGCGCTATGAGAGGTAACGGTGATCCAGTGTGGATTTACTATATAAACTGCAATGCCCTTTTAAAACAGAGGCAAACAAATACAACAGCCCAATAAAATCACAGAAGAAATATGGAAATCTAACATCTGGACAGAGTCGCAACTTGGTAAATAGCTAAAAAATCtcacaaactaaataaaaaaaaaaaaaaaaacaagtcccGAATTCACAGAAGCCAGGATTGGGGTCAGTTAATTTCAAGTCAAACATACattcaaacaaatcaaacaataGAAGTTATTCCTATTATTTGATACATCATGTCTGAAAGTTTCTTACTGTAGGTGActacaaaatttaaaaaaaagtgaattttgaGGAAACCCATATCCTGAATGCTACGGAAGTGAGGTGACCCCAACCCTGATGCAAACACTAAAAGACAATTAACAGTTAATAGTGCTGTATGAACGTGTTATGGGTAAACCAGAAAGGACATGGAATTTTGAATCCCGATAATGCTGCTGAGAAATCATGCTGTATATTCGTATTTTAAAGGCCTCAACTACATACGGTAACAGTCGAACTGTTACTCTTTAAGCTATGCTCAACACTGTGGACAGCATGAGAGTTAAAATGTCCTGTGtgatgaacaaaataaaaatattttaaaaactaaattagaggcaaaaatatttttgaaagatTTGTAGTTATTTCAgatgaaataatttaatatcaTATCCTGTGAGAAAATAATGTGCCCTACTGCCACGTGTTCACAACACTGATAAAGATAGAATTGATACTGAAGTACGGAGATTACACAGGAGAGAATGAACTGATGAAATGCAGTTTTCAGAACAAGCCATCCAACCCCTGGCTTCAACCTCGGTTCTGTCTTAGAGGTGTCACATCAAAGTAAAGGTTAAATAGAGCGAGTGTTCGCCTGTGGCGCATGAGCATGTTCAGCTTGGATCCTCCATGGCAGtagggagcagcagcagtctgaggcCTCAGTACACCCGGAGGGGCCAGAGGTAAACCTACagtattttggggttttggacaaAGCCAGCAGCCCTTTTACACTTTACTGCTCCAAAGGGATGTTGGGAACAAAATGTAGGAGACAGACCAGAGCAGGTAGTACACACATGCAGGGGGGAAGGAAGAGCAGAACACCATGACGACTCctagggggaaaaaaattaaaaagttaaGGGGGAAAgcaatgaaaaatgacaaatgaaaaagtgTACAGTGGTATGTAttgccagaaaaaaaatccaaattacTGATGATAATCCTCAAACCTCACTTTGTACAGTTTTCATCATAACTGCATACCGAACAAGAGTCCACAGCCTCATAGCCACGCTAGCAGTGCAATAAGGCTGCAGGCATAGttacagcagtgctttgagctaaatgctaatatcagcatgctaacatattcACAATGATCATgcaaacatgctaatgtttaccAGCTATATTGTTTAGTATATTCACTATTTTTATCTCTATCATTTAGCGTGTCAGCCTACTAACATTTACTAATTATcaccaaacacaaagtagaGCTGAGGCTGGTGGGAACGTCATTATCCAGGCTCCGGATAATATTTATTACAATTTGTCGGGACAGGAACATGAATTATATGCCAATCCTCCCATTAATTGTCAATTAGAGACAGTTCGTTtcaaccacaaatgtgaacctgcTGGTGGCACCAGAGGagaagtcaggggatcatcaaatCATTGGAGTAAATCATTCATCCATTTAGAACTGAGAGTATTGAGATTTATATGGATTCATCCCCATGCCACCATGAACGTTTGATGGCTATCCGCCAAATAGTCATTGAGATTACAAATTAAgttccattcacctccattatACTGGGGTGGTGGCAGAAACAGATATGTTAAAACCtcttaaaaccaaaactatctatATGGCTGGATCTGACATCTGATGGAGTGACATCTGATTTCAAAATGCACTTCTAATATGAATAAATTGCTTTAATCATCAACTCTTTTCCAAAAGagaagtgaatattggattttttttttttttttttaaaagactttaCCTCCAGCATAGACTGCTTTCTTCCAGGCCTGGGACTCAAGCACTCTGTCATGGGGGTAGAAGTTCTGACTGATCATAAAGAGGATCATAGCCACTGCGATGACCCGCAGCAAGGCCATGTTTCCCcctgacagcagagaggcaCTGGCC
This sequence is a window from Pempheris klunzingeri isolate RE-2024b chromosome 11, fPemKlu1.hap1, whole genome shotgun sequence. Protein-coding genes within it:
- the LOC139210039 gene encoding tyrosine-protein kinase STYK1 isoform X1, whose amino-acid sequence is MPAAPHECSNDTSLPTCSEESAGPLALIIIPCLLAVSTVFVVALIFYSLHRNKQREPSTTAHFANGQQSAPLTAASVSTPKVQAALKPWEIPEECVLEGLEFWQTGRRGPICKGLLRKRDGNSSAVVVKSLRDGPDQPEAKEFVEWALFHATVCKHENVVRMLYSQTNRVPMYLVLDAYTPGNLLHHLWTLRNVTKNSNAADPLLNFSERSVFLVAKQVAAGLDYLMSEHRLVHGDVAARNILIGPGLSARVSGLGVAFGGRRMDSAIRPRAVEVPLKWQAPERIMMQLSIDRSDVWSFGILLYELITLGSPPYPELEPVAVLPKLQGSYRMKRPQNCGAPLYDLMKYCWMWSFKDRPAFSAIIKLLESSLPLAATEAICAPEVIDLFEYNRKAGLLSHARVLPNMATSTDGKQSAQKV
- the LOC139210039 gene encoding tyrosine-protein kinase STYK1 isoform X2, producing the protein MPAAPHECSNDTSLPTCSEESAGPLALIIIPCLLAVSTVFVVALIFYSLHRNKQREPSTTAHFANGQQSAPLTAASVSTPKVQAALKPWEIPEECVLEGLEFWQTGRRGPICKGLLRKRDGNSSAVVVKSLRDGPDQPEAKEFVEWALFHATVCKHENVVRMLYSQTNRVPMYLVLDAYTPGNLLHHLWTLRNKNSNAADPLLNFSERSVFLVAKQVAAGLDYLMSEHRLVHGDVAARNILIGPGLSARVSGLGVAFGGRRMDSAIRPRAVEVPLKWQAPERIMMQLSIDRSDVWSFGILLYELITLGSPPYPELEPVAVLPKLQGSYRMKRPQNCGAPLYDLMKYCWMWSFKDRPAFSAIIKLLESSLPLAATEAICAPEVIDLFEYNRKAGLLSHARVLPNMATSTDGKQSAQKV